TAAATTTAAGGTTCTTGCCTCTATATTTTTACCACCAACGGGGAATACAGCATTAATTTCTTTTTCTATTGTGGGATACAATAGCATTCCTTTTTTACTTCCTAAAAAATCGCTATTACAAACATAGGCAAAAATCTGATATAAATGACCTGTTCGAACCTTTTCAATATCTGCCCAATTGCTTGTAACTAGTGTCTGTGCATAGTATTTAGTATCAATTATTGTTTGGGTATTCTTAACCCTATTTTCAACTACTATATCTGTTCTCATTTCTGGAAGAAGTGACATGTATTCTTCATTAATTTCTTCGTCAAGATTCCATTTTAATTTAGGGGCATGTACATTATAGACTGTCTCATCCAAATGGGTTTTATAAAAGTTTAAAACAAACTTCTCATAAAGCTTTGCCATCTGATTGTCTCTTACAAAATCTGAAAATGAAAATTTTTTATCTTCCTCATTGGTAATTAATCCTTGATAGATTAATTCACTAATATTTATTAACATGCGATAGTGATAGTTATTTTTATTATATCGAAGGGACGAAAACAATGTTTTAGAAAGTCTAATATCTTTAATCTCAGAAAAATGTAATCTAATTTTTAATAGTTTCTTTCTTAATTCTGCATCTAGATATGGTGATTTTATTAATATATTAGTTGTAGTTTTAATAATTTGGTTTAACGTAATATCCTTAGAAAATTCATCGAACTGGCACACCAGACTCCCGTATGAGAAAGACTGTTGATTTATAGAGTCTGAAATGTTTATCTTTCCTTTTAGAGTTGATGTCGCTTTATTTTCTTGAATATAGTATCTATTAAACCCTCTTTTAATTAAACTACTTGTCCCATTAATGTAGATCCTTGCAAATAAGTTGTATATATTATCAAACTTTTCGCTCCCTAAAAAAATATTATCTGATTGATCAAGTACATTCCAGGCATAACAA
This genomic interval from Proteinivorax tanatarense contains the following:
- a CDS encoding 5-methylcytosine restriction system specificity protein McrC is translated as MDGNPKIPIKNIYYMLCYAWNVLDQSDNIFLGSEKFDNIYNLFARIYINGTSSLIKRGFNRYYIQENKATSTLKGKINISDSINQQSFSYGSLVCQFDEFSKDITLNQIIKTTTNILIKSPYLDAELRKKLLKIRLHFSEIKDIRLSKTLFSSLRYNKNNYHYRMLINISELIYQGLITNEEDKKFSFSDFVRDNQMAKLYEKFVLNFYKTHLDETVYNVHAPKLKWNLDEEINEEYMSLLPEMRTDIVVENRVKNTQTIIDTKYYAQTLVTSNWADIEKVRTGHLYQIFAYVCNSDFLGSKKGMLLYPTIEKEINAVFPVGGKNIEARTLNLNAEWQDITDRLLSLVI